From a region of the Chlamydiales bacterium genome:
- the fabZ gene encoding 3-hydroxyacyl-ACP dehydratase FabZ, which translates to MVASEDYSKYSTVLDIQDIMKILPHRYPLLLVDKIIDINLEAGTIIGQKNVTMNELFFQGHFPEAPIMPGMLVLEALAQTGGILIHQKGYIDKIALFLNVNHAKFRNPVRPGDILFLHAEGLHFSNRAGRIKAVAKVNGKIAAEAEIACALVDKSQI; encoded by the coding sequence ATGGTAGCAAGTGAAGACTATTCTAAATATTCTACTGTTTTAGACATTCAGGATATTATGAAAATTTTGCCACACCGTTACCCTCTCTTGTTGGTTGATAAAATTATAGATATTAACCTTGAAGCGGGCACAATTATCGGGCAAAAAAATGTAACGATGAACGAGTTGTTTTTTCAGGGGCATTTCCCAGAGGCGCCTATTATGCCAGGAATGCTTGTGCTGGAAGCTTTGGCGCAAACAGGCGGAATTTTGATCCATCAAAAGGGATATATCGATAAGATAGCTCTTTTTTTAAATGTAAATCACGCAAAGTTTCGCAATCCCGTACGTCCCGGTGATATTTTATTCTTACATGCGGAAGGATTGCATTTTAGTAACCGAGCAGGGCGTATAAAAGCTGTTGCAAAAGTAAATGGCAAGATTGCTGCGGAAGCAGAGATTGCTTGCGCATTAGTAGACAAAAGTCAAATCTAA
- the lpxA gene encoding acyl-ACP--UDP-N-acetylglucosamine O-acyltransferase — protein sequence MSDNNIHPLSFVEKGAVIGKNVVIEPFAVVKKNVVLEDHVVIKSHAYIDGFTRIGEGTIVWPSASVGTKTQDLKYKGEKTYVDIGKQCEIREFVTINSSTQEGSTVKVGDQCLIMAYCHIAHNCTVGKGVIMSNNATLAGHVEVEDFAIIGGHTPVHQFSRIGAYSMVGGMSRVTNDVPPYTIGGGIPYKLGGINLVGLKRRAFPYETRKLLSQAFKWMYRSGLHIEDALRKVEEELPKTPEILHWLAFCRASQRGLICQQGIVNASQDSAFSDSDTLEE from the coding sequence ATGTCAGATAATAATATTCATCCTCTTTCTTTTGTTGAAAAGGGAGCAGTCATTGGTAAAAATGTTGTAATTGAGCCTTTTGCTGTTGTTAAGAAAAATGTTGTTTTAGAAGATCATGTGGTGATTAAATCTCACGCCTATATTGATGGGTTTACTCGCATTGGAGAAGGTACGATTGTGTGGCCCTCTGCAAGTGTAGGGACAAAAACTCAAGATCTTAAATATAAGGGTGAAAAGACTTACGTTGATATTGGTAAACAGTGTGAGATAAGAGAATTTGTTACGATTAATTCATCTACTCAAGAAGGTTCCACTGTAAAAGTAGGAGATCAGTGTTTAATTATGGCTTATTGTCATATTGCGCATAATTGTACGGTTGGTAAAGGTGTCATTATGAGCAATAATGCAACTCTTGCGGGTCATGTAGAAGTTGAAGATTTTGCAATCATTGGAGGGCACACTCCTGTGCACCAATTTTCTCGTATCGGTGCTTATTCCATGGTTGGGGGGATGAGCCGAGTAACGAATGATGTGCCGCCCTATACAATTGGTGGTGGTATACCCTACAAATTAGGTGGGATCAATCTTGTAGGGTTAAAAAGAAGGGCTTTCCCTTATGAAACTCGTAAATTACTTAGCCAAGCGTTTAAATGGATGTATCGCTCTGGATTACATATTGAGGATGCGCTGCGTAAAGTAGAAGAAGAGCTTCCTAAAACACCTGAAATTCTTCATTGGCTTGCATTTTGTAGAGCTTCTCAAAGAGGTTTGATTTGTCAGCAAGGCATTGTCAATGCATCTCAAGATTCAGCTTTTAGCGACAGCGATACTCTTGAAGAATGA